Proteins encoded within one genomic window of Episyrphus balteatus chromosome 1, idEpiBalt1.1, whole genome shotgun sequence:
- the LOC129921007 gene encoding TGF-beta receptor type-1 isoform X1: MHSKRISNQRPSTFAMVNTLIRLFVAVFALQQLPNVFGYPRSTTTTTVTATSSNSSEIVATPLSGVSSTISNNFTIGSSYKNISSTTITIQTTTTTNAPTSLVVVIPPTKSSGVRERSAAITIATTTPKSRYTADSNNGSEQPIQTLPMLSSYGKKKDRILKCHCDICKESNNICETDGLCFTSVELSKGTVTFSYSRCLPKKYDLERAPIECLSNKEKENVYRIKCCDTDFCNQDEIFKREFIGIEVIPEPTISTWQLVFVIFGATLLACLSIFLTWCVYQKRKRSASGRPFAVEDSVYDPILNGTTIQDIIEMTTSGSGSAGLPLLVQRSIARQIQLHCVIGKGRFGEVWRGRWRGENVAVKIFSSREECSWFREAEIYQTVMLRHKNILGFIAADNKDNGTWTQLWLVTDYHENGSLFDYLTSHTVDTKTMLGMALSIATGLAHLHMDIVGTRGKPAIAHRDLKSKNILVKTNLTCAIGDLGLAVRHVDKDDSVDIPSNHRVGTKRYMAPEVLDDSINSQHFDSFKRADVYAFGLILWEVGRRCNIGMIYDEYQLPYYDVVQPDPSIDEMKKVVCTDKMRPNIPNRWHASEVLHSMAKVMKECWYPNPAARLTALRIKKTLANISAEEKV, from the exons ATGCATTCCAAAAGAATATCAAATCAAAGACCATCAACATTTGCAATGGTCAACACTTTGATTCGTTTGTTTGTTGCTGTTTTTGCTCTCCAACAGCTTCCTAATGTTTTTG GCTATCCAAgatctacaacaacaacaacagttaCAGCGACATCATCAAATTCTAGTGAAATAGTAGCAACTCCTCTGTCTGGAGTTAGTTCCACTATCAGCAATAATTTCACTATCGGCAGCAGTTACAAAAATATATCgtcaacaacaataacaatacaaacaacaacaacaacaaatgcccCCACAAGTTTGGTGGTGGTTATTCCACCAACAAAATCGAGTGGTGTTCGTGAGAGATCAGCTGCAATaacaattgcaacaacaacACCCAAATCCAGATACACGGCTGATAGTAACAATGGAAGCGAACAACCAATTCAAACGTTGCCAATGCTCTCCAGTTATGGCAAGAAGAAAGATA GAATCTTAAAATGCCACTGCGACATCTGTAAAGAGAGCAACAATATCTGTGAAACTGATGGACTTTGTTTCACTTCAGTTGAACTCAGCAAAGGAACTGTCACTTTTAGTTACag CAGGTGCcttccaaaaaaatatgatcTAGAAAGAGCACCCATTGAATGCCTGTCCAATAAGGAGAAAGAGAATGTCTATAGGATCAAGTGTTGTGATACAGACTTCTGCAATCaggatgaaatttttaaaagggaATTCATTGGTATAG aagttattcCTGAACCAACCATAAGCACATGGCAATTAGTGTTTGTGATTTTTGGAGCTACGCTATTAGCTTGCCTGTCGATTTTCTTAACTTGGTGCGTTTATCAAAAACGAAAACGATCTGCCAGTGGTCGACCATTTGCCGTTGAAGACTCTGTTTATGATCCAATATTAAATGGAACCACAATTCAGGATATTATTGAGATGACAACATCAGGATCTGGTtctg CCGGTCTTCCGCTGCTGGTACAGCGTTCAATAGCCAGACAAATTCAACTGCATTGTGTAATTGGCAAGGGTCGATTCGGCGAGGTGTGGCGTGGTCGTTGGCGTGGCGAGAATGTTGCTGTGAAAATATTCTCCAGCCGAGAAGAATGCTCATGGTTTCGAGAAGCAGAGATTTATCAGACTGTTATGTTaagacataaaaatattttaggattTATTGCTGCCGATAATAAAG ATAACGGTACATGGACTCAACTATGGTTAGTTACAGATTACCATGAGAATGGTTCCCTTTTCGATTATCTAACCTCACACACGGTTGATACCAAAACTATGCTTGGCATGGCCTTATCCATAGCCACTGGTCTGGCTCACTTACACATGGATATTGTTGGTACACGCGGCAAGCCTGCCATTGCTCATCGtgatttaaaatcaaagaaTATTTTGGTTAAAACAAATTTGACTTGTGCTATTGGCGATTTGGGATTAGCCGTTCGACATGTTGACAAAGATGATTCGGTAGATATTCCATCGAATCATCGAGTTGGCACCAAGCGATACATGGCACCAGAAGTGCTAGACGATAGTATTAATTCGCAACATTTCGACTCGTTCAAACGTGCCGATGTGTATGCCTTTGGACTGATACTGTGGGAAGTAGGCAGACGATGTAATATCGGTATGATATATGATGAATATCAATTGCCGTATTATGATGTTGTTCAACCAGATCCCAGCATCgatgaaatgaaaaaa gtTGTTTGTACGGATAAAATGCGTCCAAACATTCCAAATCGATGGCATGCATCCGAAGTGCTACACAGCATGGCAAAAGTAATGAAAGAATGCTGGTATCCAAATCCAGCGGCGCGTCTAACAGCGTTACGAATTAAGAAAACACTCGCAAATATAAGTGCCGAGGAGAAAGTTTAA